TGCTTTATTTCTGATCATGTTTGCATGGCAGCCACCGCATTTTTATGCGCTTGCGATGAAACGTACTGAAGAATATCGTGCTGCTAATATACCGATGCTACCTGTCGTAAAGGGATTTAAACGAACGAAATACTCGATGTTATTCTGGATTCTTTTATTATTACCGTTACCTTTCCTTTTACCAGAGCTTGGGGTTGGCTTCTTAATTACTGCAACTGCATTGAACTTGGGCTGGTTAATTCTAGCTTTTAAAGGCTTTACCACAAAAGATGATATGAAATGGGCAAATAAAATGTTTATCTATTCGTTGAATCATATGACAATACTATTTGTATCCATCATTATTTTTGCGTTGTTTAGCTAATTTTAGGAATTCTTTCTTTTCCTTAAGAATTCAAATAGACAGCACTAATGTCCTAGGTACACATGAAAATACAACAAAGAAAGAGGGGTTTAATTAAGCTATGATGAAAGGGCTTAAAAAATGGCGTCTTTTTTCACTTCTAGCAGTGATGATGGTTTTCCTTTCCGGTTGTGGTGAAGATTATATTTCTGCACTAAAACCATCTGGTCAAGTAGGTAAAGAACAATTCAATCTATTAATGTTAGCTACTGGAATTATGACGTTAGTAGTAGTAGTCGTATCTGTTATCTATTTACTTGCATTCTTAAAATTCCGCCGTTCAAAAGTTGGCGAAAATGTGATTCCTAAGCAAGTAGAAGGAAGTCACACTCTTGAAGTGATTTGGACAGTTATTCCAATTATTTTATTATTAATCTTAGCTGTACCAGTTGTTACTGCTACTTATAAATTCGCAGATGTTGCTGCAATGGATATAGTAGATGAAGATGGTAACAAAACAGCACTTACAGTAAATGTAACTGCAAAATTATATTGGTGGGAGTTCGAATACCCTAACCAAGGTATTGTAACTTCACAAGAATTAGTAGTACCAACAGGTCAAAAGGTTTACTTTAACTTAAAAGCTGCCGATGTAAAGCACTCATTCTGGATTCCTGCTGTGGGCGGTAAAATGGATACGAACGTAGAAAACTTAAACAAGTTCTACTTAGAATTCGATAAAGAATCGAAAGACCTTAAAGATGGCGTTTTCTATGGTAAATGTGCTGAGTTATGTGGTCCTTCACACGCATTAATGGACTTCAAAGTTAAAGCTTTAAGCCCAGAAGCATTTGATGCATGGGTAACTGCAATGAAAGCAACAGAGGGTAAAGTTGCTGACAAAGCTTCAACAGATCTTGGAGAAGCAACATTTGCTAACAGCTGTTTAGGCTGTCACGCAATTTCTGGTACGGGCGTTAGTGGTGCACCAGGTCCTAACTTAACAACATTTGGTGACCGTAACCGTGTTGCTGGTTTCTTAAAACATGATGAAGAAAGCCTAAAAGCTTGGATTAAGGACCCTGAACAATTTAAACCAGGTAACTTAATGACAGGAAAATATGGTGAACTTACTGATGAAGAAATTGATGCTCTTGCAACATACATCATGAGCTTATCTGTTGAAAAATAATTTTAAGTTTTATGTAACAAACTTTGAGGGAGGTAAAAGTTGTGAGCTCATACACACAGAAAAAGGGCTTTGGAGCAACTGTCTGGGATTACATTACTACTGTTGACCATAAAAAATTAGCAGTGATGTATTTATTAGCCGGTACATTGTTCTTCGCTATCGCTGGTTTTGAAGCGTTATTAATGCGTATTCAGTTAATGAAACCAAATAACGATTTCGTATCAGCAGGTTTTTTCAATGAATTATTAACAATGCACGGAACGACAATGTTATTCCTAGCAGCGACTCCATTACTATTCGCATTTATGAACATGCTAGTACCATTACAAATTGGTGCGCGTGACGTTGCATTCCCATTCCTGAACTCTTTAGGGTTCTGGTTATTCTTCCTAGGTGCAGTATTCCTTCACCTGTCATTCTTTATGGGTGGCGCTCCTGATGCGGGCTGGACTTCTTATGCATCATTATCATTATACTCTCCAGGACATGGTATTGACTTCTATGTACTTGGTTTACAAATTTCAGGGGCAGGTACATTAATTTCAGGTCTTAACTTTATCGTTACGATTATTACAATGCGTGCTCCTGGTATGACATTCATGCGTATGCCATTATTCACTTGGACATCGCTTGTATCAAGTGCTTTAATTTTATTCGCATTCCCTCCACTTACAATTGGTTTATTAATGATGTTATTTGACCGTATGTTTGGTGGTAACTTCTTTGACCATACTATGGGTGGTAACACAATTATTTGGGAACACTTATTCTGGATCTTCGGGCACCCAGAGGTTTATATCTTAGTATTACCAGCATTCGGGTTATTCTCTGAGATTATTCCAGCGTTCTCTCGTAAGCGTTTATTCGGATACTCATCAATGGTATTCGCAACAATTTTAATCGGTTTCTTAGGGTTCATGGTTTGGGCTCACCATATGTTTACAGTTGGTCTTGGGCCAACAGCAAACGCAATCTTTGCCGTTGCAACTATGGCAATTGCCGTACCAACAGGTATGAAAGTATTCAACTGGATCTTAACTATTTGGGGCGGATCTATTAAAGTTACAACACCAATGCTTTATGCATTAGGCTTCATCCCGTCATTCGTTGCGGGTGGTGTTACAGGGGTCATGCAAGCATCTGCACCTCTTGACTACCAATTACACGATTCTTACTTTATCGTTGCTCACTTCCACTACGTAATCGTAGGTGGTATCGTAACAGCTTTATTTGGTTCAGCGCACTTCTACTGGCCAATTTTCTTCAACCGTATGTTAAACGAAACATTAGGAAAATGGACTTTCTGGGTATTCTTCATTGGATTCCATTTAACATTCTTCGTACAACATTTCCTAGGTCTGATGGGTATGCCACGTCGCGTATTCACTTACATGGAAGGTCAAGGTTGGGATCAGTTCAACTATATTTCAACAATCGGTGCGGCAATGATGGGTGTTGGGGTTATCATGATGGTAATCAACTGCTTAATGTCCATTAAAGGCAAACCAGCAGGTCGTGATCCATGGGGCGATGGACGTACACTGGAATGGTCAATTCCACAACCAATTCCATTCTATAACTTCCGTCAAACACCACTTGTTCGTGGTTTAGATCCATGGTGGATTGAAAAACAAGAAGGTAATAAAGAAGTTACATTTGCTGAGCCATTAGGTGATATCCATATGCCAAACAACTCTGCAATTCCTTTCGTAATTTCTATGGGTCTGTTTATCGCAGCATTCGGTGCTCTTTACAATCCAGATGCAGATAAACCATGGTCAATCTATATCTTAATTGGTGGTCTTGCTATCACATTCGGTGCTATGATTTTCCGTTCTATTAAGGACGATCATGGTTTCCACTTACACAAAGAAGAAATTATTGAAATTGAAGAAAAACTTTACGGCAAAGGAGGAAATAAATAATGGATTTCAATACTAAATTTACTCCTCATACTTGGCCAGATCATCCTGAACAAGCTACGATGGAAGGTAAAAATAAAGTCGTTGGTTTCTGGATTTTCCTTGCCTGTGAAGTTGTACTTTTCGCAAGTTTATTCGCTACTTACTTAGCGCTTAAGAACAAAGGTCCTGCGGGCATGGAGTTCACAACACAAGGTTTATTTGAATTACCTTTAGCATTTGCTATGACGATGTTACTTTTAACATCATCTCTAACATCTGTATATGCGATTTACCATATGCGTAACTTTAACTTTAAAGGCATGCAAACTTGGTTAGCAATTACATTAGCTTTAGGTCTTGGATTCTTAGCACTTGAAATCTATGAATTCCAACACTATGTGCACCTTGGTTTTACATTTAACCAATCTGCATTCGCAACTGCGTTTTATTCATTAGTTGGTACACATGGTTTCCACGTATGTTTAGGACTTGTATGGATTGCAACATTAATGATCCGTAATGCTAAACGTGGTTTAAACTTGTACAATGCACCTAAATTCTTCGTAGCTGCTTTATATTGGCACTTTATTGACGTAGTTTGGGTATTCATCTTTACAGTAGTATACTTGATGGGAGTGATCGGATAATGTCATCACACGATACACCTATAGTTGCTAAGTCACAGGCACAATACGAGTATGATCGTCATCATAATGCCGTTCATATGCGTAAACAAGTAATCAACTTTGCGATTATGATTTTCTTTACATTTATCGCGTTCGCAGTAGTTGCAGCCGATTTTTCTAAATACTTAATCATGCCATTCGTATTATTGCTTGCTGGAGTGCAAGTTGTTCTTCAACTTTACTCTTTCATGCACTTAGAAGACAAAAAAACTCACTTCGGTGGTGTAATTGGTTTCTTCATGTGGATGGGAATTTTAATCGCATTTACATTCTTCTTAGCATTCTTGACTATCATTTGGTGGTAATCATCAAAGAAGCACGTTCTCTACTTTATGTAGGAACGTGCTTTTCTTGTTGACTAATTGGATTTAAAATATACGCTTTCAATATATTTATCGTTAGTATTTATGTACCTAGACTATCAATAGTAATTTGTTCACCTTTCGTTCATTGCAGTATAATTGTAAGCGTTCTATAATAGGAGTACTGAAGTTTAAAGGAGTGCGTTCTGTATGCCACTTAGTATATTTGGTTTCCAAGCTTTATGGAGCCCATATTTAATAGGGGTTCTCGTTTTCATAACAGTCATCTATTTTTTAATCACAACAAAATGGCGCAAGGATTTTAAAGAAAGTGAGCCTCTGAAAAAGGGAGAGGCAATTTATTTTGTGCTGGCAATGGTAACGATTTATATTATTAAGGGATCTCCAATAGATTTAATGGCGCACATTATGTTTACAATGCATATGGTGCAAATGGCTATTTTATTATTGTTTGTTCCAATTTTCATAATTAAGGGAATTCCTTGGTGGGTATGGAAAGTTGCAATAGAAGCACCTGTTGCTAGAAAAATATTTAAAGTGTTTACGTTACCTGTTGTAGCAGTATTTGTCTTTATCGGGTTATTTTCTTTCTACCATTTACCATCAGTTTTAGATTACATTAAACTAAACGAAACTTTACACGGTACATATACATTTGTGTTATTTGTATCTGC
This genomic stretch from Lysinibacillus pakistanensis harbors:
- the coxB gene encoding cytochrome c oxidase subunit II, with the translated sequence MMKGLKKWRLFSLLAVMMVFLSGCGEDYISALKPSGQVGKEQFNLLMLATGIMTLVVVVVSVIYLLAFLKFRRSKVGENVIPKQVEGSHTLEVIWTVIPIILLLILAVPVVTATYKFADVAAMDIVDEDGNKTALTVNVTAKLYWWEFEYPNQGIVTSQELVVPTGQKVYFNLKAADVKHSFWIPAVGGKMDTNVENLNKFYLEFDKESKDLKDGVFYGKCAELCGPSHALMDFKVKALSPEAFDAWVTAMKATEGKVADKASTDLGEATFANSCLGCHAISGTGVSGAPGPNLTTFGDRNRVAGFLKHDEESLKAWIKDPEQFKPGNLMTGKYGELTDEEIDALATYIMSLSVEK
- the ctaD gene encoding cytochrome c oxidase subunit I — encoded protein: MSSYTQKKGFGATVWDYITTVDHKKLAVMYLLAGTLFFAIAGFEALLMRIQLMKPNNDFVSAGFFNELLTMHGTTMLFLAATPLLFAFMNMLVPLQIGARDVAFPFLNSLGFWLFFLGAVFLHLSFFMGGAPDAGWTSYASLSLYSPGHGIDFYVLGLQISGAGTLISGLNFIVTIITMRAPGMTFMRMPLFTWTSLVSSALILFAFPPLTIGLLMMLFDRMFGGNFFDHTMGGNTIIWEHLFWIFGHPEVYILVLPAFGLFSEIIPAFSRKRLFGYSSMVFATILIGFLGFMVWAHHMFTVGLGPTANAIFAVATMAIAVPTGMKVFNWILTIWGGSIKVTTPMLYALGFIPSFVAGGVTGVMQASAPLDYQLHDSYFIVAHFHYVIVGGIVTALFGSAHFYWPIFFNRMLNETLGKWTFWVFFIGFHLTFFVQHFLGLMGMPRRVFTYMEGQGWDQFNYISTIGAAMMGVGVIMMVINCLMSIKGKPAGRDPWGDGRTLEWSIPQPIPFYNFRQTPLVRGLDPWWIEKQEGNKEVTFAEPLGDIHMPNNSAIPFVISMGLFIAAFGALYNPDADKPWSIYILIGGLAITFGAMIFRSIKDDHGFHLHKEEIIEIEEKLYGKGGNK
- a CDS encoding cytochrome c oxidase subunit 3 — its product is MDFNTKFTPHTWPDHPEQATMEGKNKVVGFWIFLACEVVLFASLFATYLALKNKGPAGMEFTTQGLFELPLAFAMTMLLLTSSLTSVYAIYHMRNFNFKGMQTWLAITLALGLGFLALEIYEFQHYVHLGFTFNQSAFATAFYSLVGTHGFHVCLGLVWIATLMIRNAKRGLNLYNAPKFFVAALYWHFIDVVWVFIFTVVYLMGVIG
- a CDS encoding cytochrome C oxidase subunit IV family protein, which produces MSSHDTPIVAKSQAQYEYDRHHNAVHMRKQVINFAIMIFFTFIAFAVVAADFSKYLIMPFVLLLAGVQVVLQLYSFMHLEDKKTHFGGVIGFFMWMGILIAFTFFLAFLTIIWW
- the ctaG gene encoding cytochrome c oxidase assembly factor CtaG; amino-acid sequence: MPLSIFGFQALWSPYLIGVLVFITVIYFLITTKWRKDFKESEPLKKGEAIYFVLAMVTIYIIKGSPIDLMAHIMFTMHMVQMAILLLFVPIFIIKGIPWWVWKVAIEAPVARKIFKVFTLPVVAVFVFIGLFSFYHLPSVLDYIKLNETLHGTYTFVLFVSAVFMYWPLIQNMPNRSQMKPLYKLAYIIANAVLITPACALIIFAPDAMYETYTNGEAWLKAMELCVPASTLSGLSLSGPELFTDMKPVADQQLGGVLMKILQELIFGVLLGSIFIKWYRSEQKDPDKITADALKAHQQKWESQQQH